One Pyrococcus furiosus DSM 3638 genomic region harbors:
- the purT gene encoding phosphoribosylglycinamide formyltransferase 2, with amino-acid sequence MIKLRDELGTATTDSAQKILLLGSGELGKEIAIEAQRLGVEVVAVDRYANAPAMQVAHRSYVGNMMDKDFLWSVVEREKPDAIIPEIEAINLDALFEFEKEGYFVVPNAKATWIAMHRERLRETLVKEAKVPTSRYMYATTLDELYEACEKIGYPCHTKAIMSSSGKGSYFVRGPEDIPKAWEEAKTKARGSAEKIIVEEHIDFDVEITELAVRHFDENGEIVTTFPKPVGHYQIDGDYHASWQPAEISEKAEREVYRIAKRITDVLGGLGLFGVEMFVKGDKVWANEVSPRPHDTGMVTLASHPPGFSEFGLHLRAVLGLPIPGEWVDGYRLFPMLIPAATHVIKAKVSGYSPRFRGLAKALSVPNATIRLFGKPEAYPGRRLGVVLAWDKDVQEAKKRAEMVAHMIELRTRSSDWHSQDYEKRKHLL; translated from the coding sequence ATGATAAAGCTTAGGGATGAACTCGGAACTGCTACAACTGACTCTGCTCAGAAGATCCTTCTATTAGGAAGTGGTGAACTTGGAAAGGAAATAGCAATTGAAGCCCAGAGGTTAGGAGTAGAGGTAGTTGCCGTTGACCGCTACGCTAATGCACCTGCCATGCAGGTAGCCCACAGGAGTTACGTGGGCAACATGATGGACAAGGACTTTTTGTGGAGTGTTGTAGAGAGAGAAAAGCCAGATGCAATAATCCCCGAGATAGAAGCGATAAACCTGGATGCACTCTTTGAATTTGAGAAAGAGGGCTACTTTGTGGTTCCAAATGCAAAAGCTACCTGGATTGCAATGCACAGGGAAAGGCTTAGGGAAACTCTGGTAAAAGAGGCTAAAGTTCCCACTTCCCGGTACATGTATGCAACGACTTTGGATGAGCTATATGAGGCCTGTGAAAAGATTGGATATCCATGCCACACTAAAGCTATAATGAGCTCTTCTGGCAAGGGATCATACTTTGTTAGGGGCCCTGAGGACATTCCAAAAGCTTGGGAAGAGGCAAAAACTAAGGCTAGGGGCAGTGCAGAGAAGATAATAGTAGAAGAGCACATAGATTTCGACGTTGAGATCACAGAATTGGCCGTTAGGCATTTCGATGAGAATGGAGAGATTGTTACAACTTTTCCAAAGCCTGTGGGGCACTATCAAATAGATGGCGACTATCATGCAAGCTGGCAACCAGCTGAGATCAGTGAAAAGGCTGAGAGAGAGGTTTACAGAATCGCTAAAAGGATAACTGACGTACTTGGAGGACTTGGACTATTTGGGGTTGAAATGTTTGTCAAAGGAGACAAGGTATGGGCAAATGAAGTTTCCCCAAGGCCACATGATACTGGAATGGTTACCTTAGCTTCCCATCCTCCTGGGTTCTCAGAGTTTGGCCTTCACTTAAGAGCTGTTCTTGGTCTCCCCATCCCAGGAGAGTGGGTTGATGGCTATAGACTCTTCCCGATGCTAATCCCAGCGGCTACTCACGTGATTAAGGCCAAGGTCTCTGGGTATTCACCTAGATTCAGAGGGCTAGCAAAAGCCCTAAGCGTTCCAAATGCTACCATTAGGCTATTTGGAAAGCCCGAGGCCTACCCAGGAAGAAGGTTGGGAGTTGTCTTGGCTTGGGATAAAGATGTGCAAGAGGCTAAAAAGAGGGCAGAGATGGTAGCTCACATGATTGAATTAAGAACCAGAAGCTCTGATTGGCATTCTCAAGACTATGAAAAGAGAAAACATCTCCTGTAA
- the purM gene encoding phosphoribosylformylglycinamidine cyclo-ligase, with protein sequence MLTYAQAGVDEEKTSKALRFIIEAARKTFEFRKGKLGEPGDIGHYSALLDFGNYYLAITTDGVGTKVLVAEAVGKFDTIGIDMIAMNVNDLICVGAEPIALVDYFAIKEPNERVFEEVAKGLYKGAKEAGIAIVGGETAVMPDLVNGYDLAGTAIGIVEKDKVITGEKIRPGDAVIGISSSGIHSNGLTLARKLLIPKYGLDYEYESRKLWEWLLEPTRIYVKPILELLKSVEVHGLAHITGGGLLNLKRITNYGFRLNMPPINGIFKLIHENGVPLEEMFRVFNMGVGFVVVVSQEDKEEALQILNRYYESFELGTVSERPGIIVENYGVKFI encoded by the coding sequence ATGCTGACTTATGCACAAGCAGGTGTCGATGAGGAGAAGACATCAAAGGCTTTGAGATTTATAATAGAGGCGGCCAGGAAAACCTTTGAGTTTAGAAAAGGCAAACTTGGCGAACCTGGAGATATAGGGCATTATTCGGCACTCTTAGATTTTGGAAATTATTACCTTGCTATCACAACTGATGGAGTGGGGACTAAAGTTCTTGTGGCTGAAGCAGTAGGTAAGTTTGACACAATTGGAATAGATATGATAGCGATGAACGTTAACGACTTAATATGCGTTGGAGCAGAGCCAATAGCTCTCGTGGATTACTTTGCAATTAAAGAACCCAACGAGAGGGTTTTTGAGGAAGTTGCTAAAGGGCTATATAAAGGAGCTAAGGAAGCGGGAATTGCAATAGTTGGAGGAGAGACGGCAGTAATGCCCGACCTTGTGAATGGCTACGACCTTGCGGGAACTGCGATAGGAATTGTGGAAAAGGATAAGGTGATTACTGGAGAGAAGATAAGGCCTGGAGATGCCGTCATAGGAATTTCGAGCTCTGGAATTCACTCTAATGGTCTAACCTTGGCAAGAAAGCTCCTAATCCCCAAATATGGACTTGACTATGAATACGAAAGTAGAAAGTTGTGGGAATGGCTGTTAGAACCAACTAGAATTTATGTAAAGCCTATTCTAGAACTTTTAAAGAGTGTGGAGGTTCATGGACTGGCGCATATAACTGGAGGAGGCCTTCTAAACCTCAAGAGGATTACAAACTATGGATTTAGGTTAAACATGCCTCCCATAAATGGAATATTTAAGCTAATACATGAGAACGGTGTTCCTTTAGAGGAAATGTTCAGGGTATTTAACATGGGTGTCGGTTTTGTTGTTGTAGTTTCCCAGGAGGATAAGGAAGAGGCGCTTCAGATATTAAACAGATACTATGAGAGCTTTGAGCTTGGAACAGTTAGTGAAAGACCTGGGATAATTGTCGAGAACTATGGTGTAAAGTTTATTTAA
- a CDS encoding HAD-IIA family hydrolase, which translates to MEMRIVFDMDGVLYRGNTPIEGAREVIEFLKEKGIKFAFLTNNSTKTPEMYRERLLKMGIDVPADSIITSGLATRIYMKKHFEPGKIFVIGGRGLVEEMEKLGWGIVSVEEAREGIWKEVKYVVVGLDPELTYEKLKYGTLAIRNGAEFIGTNPDRTYPGEEGIYPGAGSIIAALEAATDKKPLIIGKPNEPMYEVLREKLGEGEVWMVGDRLDTDILFAKKFGMKAIMVLTGVHSLSDIEKSDIKPDLVLPSIKELLEYLKILHDEDKEGTK; encoded by the coding sequence ATGGAAATGAGGATAGTCTTTGACATGGATGGGGTATTGTACAGAGGGAACACTCCAATAGAAGGTGCAAGGGAAGTTATTGAGTTCCTAAAAGAGAAGGGAATAAAATTTGCATTTTTAACGAACAACTCGACAAAAACTCCTGAAATGTATAGGGAAAGACTTCTGAAGATGGGCATAGATGTCCCCGCTGACTCAATAATAACTTCGGGACTTGCAACTAGGATTTATATGAAGAAACACTTTGAACCTGGGAAGATATTTGTCATAGGAGGAAGAGGGCTTGTAGAGGAGATGGAAAAGTTAGGCTGGGGAATTGTGAGTGTTGAAGAAGCTAGAGAGGGCATTTGGAAGGAAGTGAAATATGTTGTCGTGGGCTTGGATCCGGAATTAACATATGAAAAGCTGAAGTATGGAACTCTTGCAATAAGAAATGGAGCAGAGTTCATTGGGACTAATCCTGACAGAACATACCCAGGAGAGGAAGGAATTTATCCTGGAGCTGGTTCTATAATAGCTGCTCTGGAGGCTGCAACAGATAAAAAGCCTCTAATAATTGGAAAACCTAATGAGCCTATGTACGAAGTCCTAAGAGAGAAGTTGGGGGAAGGAGAAGTTTGGATGGTTGGGGATAGGCTTGATACTGACATTCTCTTTGCAAAGAAATTTGGAATGAAGGCAATTATGGTTTTAACTGGAGTTCACTCTCTTTCTGACATCGAGAAAAGTGATATAAAGCCTGATCTAGTATTGCCAAGTATAAAAGAGCTATTGGAATATTTAAAAATACTACATGATGAAGATAAAGAGGGCACCAAGTGA
- a CDS encoding ATP-binding protein translates to MYPFVDRKEELKALKERLTRENFELIVIYGRRRVGKTRLVLEAVRDLPHVYYLAVEGNNLRHFRETAERVFPEVRYSREDWEGTLHALKGKIIVIDEFPNLIKENPRVLSLFQRVIDLDLSNSNTKMILLGSSVSMMTEKVLSYKSPLYGRRTGSMKLKPMGFFSLRVFFPTASWEELVEIYGMTDGIPFYITQVKLPFWEWLEEELSSPVSFFRDEVDFLLKYEFSEVSTYKRILEAIALGKTTPKEIRDFTGLRHSDISPYLRNLIEADLIVREVPVTEKGTSKRGRYYIADNFLAFWFRFIFPNLSRIEEGTFSVEEIRDSYDHYLGLVFEKVARQFLVKLNKAGNLPFKFTKIGRWWHKNEEIDLVALNEREKRALFVEVKWKSLSGREARGILWDLERKSELVGLEGWEKHYGLVAKEIRNKNALKSEGWLVWDLGDFERLISPGEISYL, encoded by the coding sequence ATGTACCCATTCGTTGACAGAAAAGAGGAGCTTAAGGCCCTTAAAGAGCGTTTAACGAGAGAAAACTTTGAGTTGATTGTGATTTATGGGCGTAGGAGGGTGGGAAAGACTCGCCTTGTCCTCGAAGCCGTTAGAGACCTTCCTCACGTCTACTATCTGGCGGTTGAAGGCAATAATCTGAGGCATTTTAGAGAAACCGCTGAGAGGGTGTTTCCGGAAGTTAGATACTCCAGGGAAGACTGGGAAGGAACCCTTCACGCTTTAAAGGGAAAGATCATCGTTATCGACGAGTTCCCGAACTTGATAAAGGAAAATCCTCGTGTCCTTTCACTCTTTCAGAGGGTTATAGACCTCGACCTGTCTAATTCTAACACAAAGATGATTCTCCTCGGCTCCTCGGTAAGTATGATGACTGAGAAAGTTCTGAGCTACAAGAGTCCTCTCTATGGCAGGAGAACCGGCTCAATGAAGCTCAAACCAATGGGCTTCTTTTCCCTCAGGGTGTTCTTTCCCACAGCCAGTTGGGAGGAGCTCGTCGAGATCTACGGCATGACCGATGGAATTCCCTTCTACATAACTCAGGTTAAGCTCCCCTTCTGGGAGTGGCTGGAGGAAGAGCTTTCCAGCCCGGTGAGCTTCTTCAGGGATGAGGTGGACTTCCTCCTGAAGTATGAGTTCAGCGAGGTGAGCACCTACAAGAGAATTCTTGAAGCCATAGCCCTCGGAAAGACGACCCCCAAGGAGATAAGGGACTTCACAGGCCTGAGGCATTCCGATATAAGCCCCTACCTCAGGAACCTGATCGAGGCCGACCTAATAGTGAGAGAGGTGCCGGTTACGGAGAAGGGAACATCAAAGAGAGGACGCTACTATATTGCCGATAACTTCCTAGCTTTTTGGTTTAGATTCATCTTCCCGAACCTCTCGCGCATAGAGGAGGGGACGTTCAGCGTTGAGGAGATAAGGGACTCCTACGACCACTACCTCGGCCTTGTTTTTGAGAAGGTTGCGAGGCAGTTTTTGGTAAAGCTCAATAAAGCTGGCAATCTTCCCTTCAAGTTCACTAAGATTGGTCGCTGGTGGCACAAGAACGAGGAGATAGACCTCGTGGCTTTAAACGAGCGAGAAAAGAGGGCTTTGTTTGTGGAGGTTAAGTGGAAAAGCCTAAGTGGAAGGGAAGCGCGTGGAATTTTATGGGATTTGGAGAGAAAAAGCGAGCTTGTTGGACTGGAAGGATGGGAAAAGCATTACGGTCTAGTGGCTAAGGAAATCCGGAATAAAAATGCACTGAAAAGCGAGGGCTGGCTTGTATGGGATTTGGGGGATTTTGAAAGGCTTATTTCTCCTGGGGAAATCTCCTACCTTTGA
- a CDS encoding kelch repeat-containing protein → MKRGLFLTLFFLLILGIAGHWAWNSFGSKPNSMQVTNNIELIEIDHDVLIGLGNGFFVKVDNSTFMMSLKVLVKGEQVEHRVYRLKNGKSELVGKLDVPFVVDVPALWIDNEVLLFGGMNPGNITLVPVVYAYNPENGSMREFAEMPFRDYDQLSLLWDGSKAYLFVRFLNGNLSAYSFDPYAKKFQCLDLGFPEGFVFPGTSKYAAVWYKGKGYFVHGDRIAVFDPSSKNLVWAQVRLPDKYWARTAVATDRGIYIFGGFDDNVNFSRNIYLFVPENNTLTRVGTLPYPLGQAPGGWDGRRIYIVGGRGPGPNKYIVIFTPKG, encoded by the coding sequence ATGAAGCGTGGTTTATTCTTGACTCTCTTTTTTCTTCTGATATTGGGGATAGCTGGACACTGGGCATGGAATTCTTTCGGATCTAAACCGAATAGCATGCAAGTCACTAATAATATTGAACTCATAGAAATTGACCACGATGTTCTCATAGGACTTGGAAACGGGTTTTTTGTGAAGGTGGACAACTCGACCTTCATGATGAGTCTTAAGGTTTTGGTTAAGGGAGAGCAAGTTGAGCATAGGGTGTACCGGTTGAAGAATGGAAAGTCTGAGCTGGTTGGAAAGCTCGATGTGCCCTTCGTGGTGGATGTACCTGCTTTGTGGATAGACAACGAAGTGTTGCTCTTTGGAGGCATGAATCCCGGTAACATCACCCTAGTCCCGGTCGTTTACGCGTATAACCCTGAGAACGGGAGCATGAGGGAATTCGCGGAGATGCCCTTTAGAGACTACGATCAGCTCTCCCTCCTCTGGGACGGCTCAAAGGCTTATCTCTTCGTTAGATTTCTAAATGGAAACCTCTCCGCTTATTCATTTGACCCCTATGCAAAGAAGTTCCAATGTCTCGATCTCGGTTTTCCAGAGGGTTTCGTCTTTCCGGGAACTTCAAAGTATGCGGCAGTGTGGTACAAAGGTAAAGGATACTTCGTACACGGCGATAGGATAGCGGTCTTTGATCCTTCCTCGAAAAACCTTGTCTGGGCACAAGTTAGACTCCCCGACAAATACTGGGCCAGGACGGCGGTAGCGACTGACAGGGGAATATACATCTTTGGCGGCTTTGACGACAACGTTAATTTCAGCCGTAACATCTACCTCTTCGTTCCCGAGAATAATACCCTAACAAGAGTTGGAACCCTTCCGTACCCTCTTGGACAGGCCCCGGGAGGATGGGACGGTCGGAGGATATACATAGTCGGTGGGAGAGGTCCGGGTCCCAACAAATACATTGTAATTTTCACGCCTAAGGGTTAG
- a CDS encoding PKD domain-containing protein, with amino-acid sequence MPGWAGYYLEFHGNAYSAPFSADIYINVAYPYDGKLVELGGSILGHNQYFYVKSPYTFPDNVHNVDGYVVEWFDEDWQKWVLWHVSYKPALQVIGCPYVSTWNGIEYVPENTVLVESEILKPRKHMDLTDYYLINNSHTIRENIYSIQLQEFEQDTSYIDSIELLVVDYPQGLELSLDPQGNIVLYIPIHTRLNTRFTTEIASSNVNRLKTDLVIVSPYVKTSYSFKVNKVYENKSVESIHLYPRMFPYRYALFTDKDISKLKMELNDHKLYSIEYGIPVNASYHIVKEKPLLATSDIGGEITEELLEDDGHYAVLTPGDNITLNFKVPPALSSRMKRALILVIKGFYVQKPPTLTKDAVRVIYVPEINGYLFVPLLETYDEILSIMWDFGDGTTSDFFVPFHVYKQGKYKGSLKVKYLNGKTLTIPFYWGG; translated from the coding sequence ATGCCAGGATGGGCAGGATATTACTTAGAGTTTCATGGAAACGCGTATAGTGCCCCATTTTCTGCAGATATCTACATAAATGTTGCATATCCCTATGATGGAAAACTTGTAGAGCTTGGAGGGAGTATTTTAGGCCACAATCAGTATTTTTATGTAAAATCCCCATACACATTTCCAGACAATGTTCATAATGTTGACGGGTATGTGGTTGAATGGTTTGATGAAGATTGGCAGAAATGGGTTTTATGGCACGTATCATACAAGCCTGCTCTACAAGTCATAGGTTGCCCCTATGTGTCCACATGGAATGGCATTGAGTATGTCCCAGAAAATACTGTTCTAGTGGAATCTGAGATATTAAAACCCAGAAAACATATGGATTTGACTGATTATTACTTGATTAACAATTCGCATACAATTAGGGAAAACATTTACTCGATTCAACTTCAGGAATTTGAACAGGATACAAGTTACATAGACTCCATTGAATTACTAGTTGTGGATTATCCCCAAGGTTTAGAATTAAGTCTGGATCCACAAGGAAATATTGTTCTGTATATCCCAATACACACAAGACTAAACACAAGATTTACAACGGAAATTGCAAGTAGCAATGTTAACAGGCTAAAGACTGATCTTGTTATTGTTTCTCCATATGTGAAGACCTCATATTCTTTTAAAGTAAATAAAGTTTACGAAAACAAGTCTGTTGAGAGCATCCATTTATATCCCCGAATGTTTCCATATAGATATGCGCTTTTCACCGATAAAGATATCTCCAAATTAAAAATGGAGTTAAATGATCATAAGCTATATTCTATAGAATATGGAATTCCCGTAAATGCCTCTTATCATATTGTAAAAGAAAAACCCTTATTAGCTACCTCGGATATAGGGGGAGAAATCACAGAGGAACTCCTAGAGGATGATGGACATTATGCTGTCTTGACACCAGGGGACAATATAACACTAAACTTTAAGGTTCCTCCCGCTTTATCTAGTAGAATGAAGCGGGCACTAATCTTGGTTATTAAGGGATTTTATGTCCAGAAACCTCCCACCCTAACCAAAGACGCAGTACGGGTAATATATGTTCCAGAGATCAATGGTTACTTGTTTGTGCCTTTATTAGAGACGTATGATGAGATTCTCTCCATAATGTGGGACTTTGGAGATGGAACAACGTCTGACTTTTTTGTTCCGTTTCATGTTTATAAGCAGGGAAAATACAAGGGTTCGCTGAAAGTCAAATATCTAAACGGAAAAACTCTAACTATACCGTTTTATTGGGGTGGATGA
- a CDS encoding ATP-binding protein, with amino-acid sequence MLLCIPLEVYYSKVKHGMQHPRKIYFVDTSFLTFLSVKFSKNMERLMENTVFIELLRRGKGVNYALGKNWGIDFVLLIKVSYDVSDEGTLRCEVNALRKVSREFDFKNALLITWNSKRRIEREEL; translated from the coding sequence GTGCTACTTTGCATTCCCCTTGAGGTTTATTACTCCAAGGTAAAGCACGGAATGCAGCACCCTAGAAAGATATACTTCGTTGATACATCGTTTCTGACGTTTCTGAGCGTAAAGTTCAGTAAGAACATGGAAAGGCTGATGGAGAACACGGTTTTTATCGAGCTTCTCAGACGTGGAAAAGGGGTTAACTACGCCCTTGGGAAGAACTGGGGGATTGATTTTGTCCTACTCATAAAGGTTAGCTACGATGTTAGTGATGAGGGAACACTCAGGTGTGAGGTGAATGCGCTGAGGAAGGTATCAAGGGAATTCGACTTTAAAAATGCCCTATTGATTACATGGAATTCAAAAAGGAGGATAGAAAGGGAGGAACTATGA